GtcaaaaaaaagttagattttatatccatcatttacactttcaaaataacagaaaacaaaaaaatggtgtctgcaaaagttttggcaccctgcAGAGTTAATACCTTGCAagcactgatactggagactccttccacacgttacagaaacattcttacagaaaacttcaccaagTCAATGATTACACATTTTTTGTGATTCTTGGTTCATGGTATGTAGGTaatacagtctctctctctctctctctctctctctctctctctctctctctctctctctctgctgcaggAGATGGATGGGTTGGAGATTGTGGGCACAAGTCAGCCTTTCGCCTCTGAGTCAGTGGAGTGCTGTAAAAAGCAGGAGCAGAATGAAGAGGACAGGAGCGAGGGAGAGCACAAAGAGAACGAGTAGGTTCCTTTCTACATCTGCAGAATTATTTACTCTGTAACTCGTTTATACTTTCATGAGCCACACTTTATATAGGAAATgaactgaaaataaatcattagcCTGAGTTTAGATTCAATATTAGGAAAATATTCTGTGGAACCTTCAGTAACACTGATAATGTCCGTGTGGTTTTTGGTAAAGGGACCCACTGGCATTTTTTGATGATGTCGTGCAAGATGTGGAGCTGGTTCCTGCTCTGAGGATCGGTGGTGAATTGGCTCGCTGGAGTGGAAGCTCCGTCTCTCATCAGGTGAACTGTCATAAAAGCTTTGTACAATTTATTGAAGTTCGGCACAATTTATTGAaatgttctttgtgtgtgtgtgtgggtgtgggtgtgtgtattcagGGAGAGGTTggtgtctctgtctgcctggtATTCGAGGCAGTTGTGGGTGAGAGCACATGTTGTCATCTGGAACTGAAGAATGAGGGGAGCACAGCCATCTACTACAGCTGGCAGAAACTGGAGCTGCCACACTGCTTTCCTGAGGCAAAAACATGCAAGAACACTCAACAATTCTACTTTAACACagctacaggtacacacacacacacacacacacacacacacacacacacacacacacacacacacacacacacacacacacactctaaaccaAGACAAACATCATCAGCATTTTAGTGAGTCTTTGGAGGACCATTTTGCAAGGCATACATTTTAACATGTATTGCAGGTCCCCACAAAACACACCTCAGCCCTAAACACAGCAAGCTTAAAGCCACAAAACACACCTCAGACTAATGTTGGTTGAATGAAACCAGGCAGTGGATCACGTGTGGCCCATCAGACTTGAGTTTGACATCAGGGATCTAAAACAAGTTTCCTCTCAAATGTCTCGCAAAgttatggttttgtttttccattgttatgctgagtACGCTGAAGACGAGCGGTACAAGGACGTCATCAGAAGTATCTTAAATCACAAACTTGTGCAAAACTCAAAACCATGTTTCCATATACACACCTGAATCACATGtcacatgaaaaacaaaaatgcttgtGATGTACACTGTCTGAATTCAAACACATTAATGCACAGGACAGAAAGTCCAATTATTGTTTTGAAAAGTTATGAAAACGAAATCTATTGAtatctaaaaatataaacacttttgaatacattaactattttttttttgttgcaattgtacaaaataattttaactttaatttcaactaatttgaacttttttttggaGCCttctttgtatttcattttcGACAGATCACCCTATGTTCTACAGGTTACACCTGTGTTCATTCTGAAATCCACATATGGTCAACCGTATGCTTGTACAAGAAATATCACTGACTTTGGAGTTCTTACAGCTAAACCAGAAGATCAGATCAGTGCTGATGAACTGCCCATAAAGCTTCAAGATGAATTCGTTATGAGAATAAAAGTTGGAGAATGTTATTGAAACATAAAGTATGGATCCTTTCTAGGAACACTGTGAAATTCATTATAACAAAATAGCCAGACAACCACAGACACTTCCAAGAACAGACAAAACTGAGTGCTCAGGAAAGTGTCCCAGAGTCCAGCTGCAACACTGAAGGTCATAGAACTCGCTGTCTGAAAGAATGAGTACAACAATATCATTTGGTTTTCAGAGAGCTGTGGAAGAGCAGCCTGAAGGACCTATAACTAATGCATAATGTTGTGCACAAACcagatacagtacaacacagAGGTAACACTATTCCTGTGAACAAGCATACAGTAGTGATGGTACAGTAGCAGTATACACTGGAGTTGTTTTCAGCAGGAGGTGCAGGATAATTTTATCACAGGCAACACAGGTTGAGCCAAACATGAGCATATTGCTTAGGACAACCTTTTACAGTCAAGGAAGAAGCTATGAAGAACTGTCTGAAGAACAATAGACTCATCAGTGGGTGAAAACTTTCTGAAGGCACTGTATGCTGTAAGAAAAAGCTTGACCTCTTGACCTTTATGTAGACCACAGAGCCTAGCAAGCCATTACAAATGACTACTTTTAAAACTGATTAAATCGTCTTgtgcccctttaccaccgaggcagtttgagtgcaggttcggagcctaatttagaaccagttctttctttttcgacagccaaagcaccggctctcaACCAGTAAAAGTGGtccttaagtagcaccaaaacgttgctggtttagacttaagaaccgctagcattaggggctgtgggtggagctactgttagtgcatttgataatataccaatgtttaatacacttttactttaccgcaatatcaattatcagcacgcatgatagtaggtagctacatgcgaaggctacatttttttttcagtgtaaaatattgtcatgataaaataatgttatgtactttcttgattacaacctccgttaatacagattacacagagctgcacgtacacattgGATTTGCgccgtttggatgccaatgtaagttcacaaagccatgagcattaacagtaaagtcgTCCACCATtggtgatgttgtgtttgtgtttgctgctgctgcactaACGTTGCTGGAAAATGTGACaggtatacagtgacgtcacactcggcgctgtgatgctctctaaccgacggaaaggcaaaccggttcttagaaggtttgccaagtggaaccaactttgaaccagcactagcactagctctgaaccagcacctagtattttttggtggaaaaggggtattggTGAAAAAAGTCTGGCCACCTGAATGAAAGAGAACAGGCCATGTGAAAAAAGGGTTCTGGCTCACTTTATGAGCATTAAAATATGTTCAGTTCATTTATCAACACATAACATGTGCCAAAGCAAACACTGGGTTTTGAATGGATTCAGTTTAGCATGTTTAAGCCAAGTGATTTTTAACAAACTCAACAACCGGTCACTCTTTCTCATACAGCTGTGATACTGCCAGGCGATATGGTGAGAATTCTGTTCACCTTTAAGTCTGTGAGTCCTGGGATCGTGACAGAGGCGtggaaactacacacacaccctgtgctGATGAGCGGAGCCACAATTCATATCACACTGAAGGGTATGGCTCTGTACCAGGACAAAACCAGCAAAGAGAGGGAAGCCCtagaggtgtgtgtctgtgttgttgttgcaaAAGTTGTGTGAATGCAGGACAGTCggtatatgtatgtacattaATAAAGTTTCCATGTGCATTTGTAGAAGACGTATTATAACTATGCATGATTTAGATGGAGCTGGAGCATCGAGTGGCTGTATCAGTGTGCAGGTCTGTGGTGTTCAAATTGCTGCATGGGATTCGTACTCCAGAGAGGCTAAAATCACCAGTTCAACTCTCTATGACAGAGGAAGAACAATTTAATGCTCAGAATCCAAATGTAAGTCtcacaaaacacaatacaatcCTAATGTAGGTCctcaaaaaacacaatacaatccTAATGTATGTCCccacaaaacacaatacaatcCTAATGTATGTCCccacaaaacacaatacaatcCTAATGTAGGTCCccacaaaacacaatacaatcCTAATGTAGGTCCTCACAAAACCTAATATAATCCTAATGTAGGTCCCCACAAAACTTAATATAATCCTAATGTATGTCcccacaaaacaaaatacaatattAATGAAGGTCCCCACAAAACACACTACAATTTTTAATTTAGGGCCCctcaacacacaatacaaaataCACCACAAGCATACAGTAGTTcctcaaaaacacaatacaattcCACTGTAGTTCCTcaaaaaacacactttaatCGTATTGTAGGTTTTCACAAAGAAAATACCACAATTTAGTCATCATATAGGTCCTCAGAAAGTACACTATAATTCTTAACTAGATTCCAACACATTAATACAGTCCTAAAGTCCGAGTCTCATAAcaagtgtcattttttttatttataacaagaaaacaatgaaaacaatACCATGACTCTTCTTCACGATTCTGCCACAGTTTCAGATGATAAAAGTGTATTCTTACTGAGAAAAACACAGTGGGGTCTATAACACAACACCAAGAGGAATACTGAGAGTCAATATCAGCACTTAGCAGCTAAAAGATGTCAAAgctatgaaaatgtaaaaataaacactaacagcTATAATGTAGAAATAAGTGTTGCTTTTTTTAGATTAGTATCCATGCTATAATCAGTCCTTAATAACTATAAACAGGAAACAGTATTCTGCCCTGCTTATCGTTATTAGTGCCCTGCTGTTAGCCCTTTACCCTGGGAGGAAGATAGCACTAATATTTTAGCTGCATGTGTGTACGGTTAGAATGATTATGTTCCTGTGGatgtgattgtgttttttttttaaaccgtaAACAACGGGTCTCGTGTATTTGTAATTTCTCTTACCACAGGAAATGAATTAAAGCTTCTGACCAATAAATAGtgaaaacagtaaacaatataacaaacaaacacacaaagagagaaacatgtCTTCACACAGACTGGTGCATACTTTTTATTttcgtttttctctctctggtctgGACCCATAGCCTGTATTGTTTTGCCCATAAACTCACACGGAATGATTCATGGGGAATTCTTTTCTGAGGTGCAGTTGCTCAAGCATTAAAACTGCTCACCAGTTACCAAAAGATTTACATCTGAAAGCCTTTCTATCTTTAGAGGCTTTATAAACGATTTTGCATATGTATTCTgctggaacacacacaaacacacacatacaaaatgtaGTGTTCCATTAGCAATCTAACTGGATCTAGGATCTAGGCCAGAACATTTTAGAAGACCCCTGGGAGGTCCATCAGTGCTGGCTTCATAAAAGAGCACGTTTTGGTTTGTACTCAATTAAGACAACAatattcacaacacacacacgctaattattttaaaagaatattaGTCTAATCTTATAACaacaaatgtacattttatttatcctgttaattaacagtgtgtgtgtgtgtgtgtgtgtgtgtgtgtgtgtgtgtgtgtgtgtgtgtgtgtgtgtgtgtgtgtgtgtgtgtgtgtgtgtgtgtgtgtgtgtttattttagctacATTATCATCAGGAGTCAGTGAAGGCACTGAAGGGTCTGTGGGAGCAGGCAAAATGGTCAAAGGAGTCAGGAGCAAAAgaagatgaacacacacccggccCTGTCTGGGATCTGTCTTTGAGCAGTCTTCATCAGGTggaactctcacacacactttccactGATAAACCCTGTAGTCcacgaaaaaaaaagagaaaaatgaccACAATGTCAATTTATGGAGTAACATTAAGGCatggtgtatgtgtacatgCTCCTTTTCTCCACTAGGTGGTAATGTGTTTGCCATCAGAAGATGCAGACACACATAAGGAGAGTGCAGGACTGTGTAGAGAGGAAGCTCTCAGCCTATACAACACACTACTGCTGCAACTCCACCAATCACAGCCCGCTTCCATCCCACTCAAACTGCACGGGATAGGGTAGGTCCAAAAACCTGTATATATTTGTGGCACCAATATGGTAAATTTAAGATCTGACTTTAGCTTTTTGATAAAGAATTAAAATTTCatgaatgtaaaaaagaaatttgCACAAATCAACTCAACTGAAAAGTTTTAATAGTTAATGTGAGATAAAGGAATGATGCAAATGACCTGAGCTGAGCAAGAGAACCCTGGCTTTGACTTAATTTCTGGTGCACAGGCTTCAGTTATGGAGGGAGATGTTGGATGGTTTAGCCAGTGAAGCTATGCGGCTCAGATACGTGCTAGGACTCCCTGAAAACCGTAACTGGGGAGAAACACAAGATGAACCAGAAAGCAGTGAGTACACACAGCCTCGTATTAACGTCTCTCTGTGCTCACAGCTACACGTACACTATTGGTGTAACTATTAATTAGATAATAAAGTAGTTATTTGTTGAATGGCTGCACAGGGGAAGAGCCAAAGAAGGAAGAGgtcatggaaaaaaaagcagagccACCGACTAAAGGAAAGGAGAAGAAAGGGGCTGCCAAACCTGCAGCCAAGGACAAAGCTGCAGCCAAGGACAAAGCTGCAGCCAAGGACAAAGCTGCAGAGGTAATAAGCTGTAATGAGAGTGAGGGAACAGCAGATGGAAGCAGTGTTACGCCTGTGTTACACcagctttttctgtttgtgtgtgtgtgtgtgtgtgtgtgtgtgtgtgtgtgtgtgtgtgtgtgtgtgtgtgtgtgtgtgtgtgtgtgtgtgtggtgtaagaaCAAGCctaaagaggaggagaaggtgtTGAGTTCGGAGAAGGAGGTGAAGATATCTCCACAACAACAAGAGGACATCAATCCTGAACTACAGCAAAGATATCGATACACACTACACCGACAGGCATGGACACACACgaacgcacgcgcgcacacacacacacacacacNNNNNNNNNNNNNNNNNNNNNNNNNNNNNNNNNNNNNNNNNNNNNNNNNNNNNNNNNNNNNNNNNNNNNNNNNNNNNNNNNNNNNNNNNNNNNNNNNNNNNNNNNNNNNNNNNNNNNNNNNNNNNNNNNNNNNNNNNNNNNNNNNNNNNNNNNNNNNNNNNNNNNNNNNNNNNNNNNNNNNNNNNNNNNNNNNNNNNNNNNNNNNNNNNNNNNNNNNNNNNNNNNNNNNNNNNNNNNNNNNNNNNNNNNNNNNNNNNNNNNNNNNNNNNNNNNNNNNNNNNNNNNNNNNNNNNNNNNNNNNNNNNNNNNNNNNNNNNNNNNNNNNNNNNNNNNNNNNNNNNNNNNNNNNNNNNNNNNNNNNNNNNNNNNNNNNNNNNNNNNNNNNNNNNNNNNNNNNNNNNNNNNNNNNNNNNNNNNNNNNNNNNNNNNNNNNNNNNNNNNNNNNNNNNNNNNNNNNNNNNNNNNNNNNNNNNNNNNNNNNNNNNNNNNNNNNNNNNNNNCACATTCTGGGGTCCACCTCATTTTTGTACCCTTATGGGGTCCACCCTTTCCAATGCTTCTACAACTCTGTAAAAAATCAggcatgaccaaaaaaaaatcctaatcatAACTATCActtcaatttattaaaatactaaACTTTTTCAAAAAAGGATTTTGGCCCCTTGTGAGGCCCAGTTTCTAGCGGGGTACCCTTGTGAGGTCcagtttcacacactcacatatttCAAGTTTTTATAGCTTAGCAGGGACCAAAAAAATTATCTAGAGATATTAAGAGTTTCTTGGTTTGAACTTGATTAAATCcaggactgcatcagggatttTACTCTAATTTACATCCTCTACATCCCATATCCATTTATTTTGCACCAACCGACATACCTGATTGTCATCAATAACTAGACAGGGTATGAACACGATGATAATGAACCTGGTCCAAATTCATGGTGAATTTCCAAATCAAACCTCTCAAACACCATACTGCGTTTAAAATCAGGCTTTGCCAGGCTaacaaaaagtaatattttacatcgAACATGGCATAAAATAGTCTCTTAACAACAGGTTTTGTCCTCAAGAagcatgtatttatatttgaaaaaaggCAGTTCCACATAAATTAGAACATAGTGTGCAGGCAgtttcagtacaaaaaaaagtaaataaaatatacatcttTCAGATCAACCCTGTGaaaactatacaaaataatagaaaCACACCAATCACAGTGTGCTTTGTCAAAACCTATGAGCTTTCACTGGTGTGATCCTGATCACAGGACCcgaacaaataataaatgtaaggaTCACATAAATTCAGGTCCAGAACATTGTGTGTACCCATTGTTATACACAGCTTTCAGGAGAAGAAAGATCATACAGCTTCCATAACAATGAGAATCTACAAAAAcactaatacaaaataataaacaccattaacattacacacattaaagtGTTTAGACAAATCTTACAATCTTTCATTGTAATTTTCTCCTGTGGGAAGCAATGCGGTATTTAACGAGATATTTTACCACTTTCCACTCTCTGCTTCCAAGGGCTTCAGGTTCTGCAGCAATGCACTGCTGACAGTCTTCCTTACCTGTCTGGTGCCCAGATTCTTTTTGTAACAGCTTGTTTACCTaggtagaaagaaaaagaaagttagCCCATTCTTGACCAACTACTAAAAATAGCTGTTGAAGGTAAATCTCCACAGATTTTGTGCTGCGACAGTTAGAAACACAAAATTTGGAGTAGATTCTACGTACATTGCTACACAAGACAGCAAAATTTATTGAacatatttttcatgttttaattggaagataattttttttcaagttaaaAATTCACATATAAATTGAATGGAGCCTGTTGTGTGAGTGATGTTCCAACAGTaacctcatgcaaaatcatttctacagcaccATATAACAGAGGCAGCATATAGCGGCATATAACAGAGGCCTGTCAGGggcttttatagaagttacaacaggtctcacaataacatgtaggtGACTGCAAGCAATCTTattttagatacttgtcttaaaccaacctcagatgagaatgtgtacaattatgcatgtaatAAGCCAGGTTTTGATGCAGAAAATTGttgtccaaatgaaatacaatcacttaaagtgaggtccaatcggaagggccccataaggacaagactagaaacaagagtgtgtgtgtgaatataagtcgaacaacaaaacctacaaatctgttcaggtgggccccacaagggcaacactagaaacgtacgtgtgtaagtctgactagagacatctgaaagggtgtttgtcagaataagtccaatacccaatgacctactctgtaaagtgaagtcaaaataccaatatgagcaactgcctgtcttggttgtggaactacatagggtacaattcaacatgaatagtaaagacagcctacacattgttccattacctgtgtgttagcatcctccccctgggatttttgttgggaactcagatcagagaccatctcagagtctgctgccacaggagaaggctgcttattagtcacctgaaagacagaacaatactatgagcatgtaattcattcttagttatcatgaatgtggagatacactgaagttccaacagaaacctcatgcaaaatcatttctacagcagtatataacagaTGCAGCATAAAACAGAGGCCTGTCAGGggcttttatagaagttacaacaggtctcacaataacatgtaggaGATTGAaagcaatctcattttagatacttgtcttaaaccaacctcagatgagaatgtgtacaattatgcatgtagtaagacaggttttgatgctgaaGACTGTTGCctaaatgaaatacaatcactTAAAGTAAGGTCCAAACGGAAGGGCCCCATAAGGACAAGACTagaaacaagagtgtgtgtgaatataagtcgaacaacaaaacctacaaatctgttcaggcgggccccacaagggcaacactagaaacgtacgtgtgtaagtctgactagagacatctgaataccaatatgagcaactgcctgtcttggttgtggaactacatagggtacaattcaacatgaatagtaaagacagcctacacattgttccattacctgtgtgttagcatcctccccctgggatttttgtagggtactcagatcagagaccatcttggagtctgctgccacaggagaaggctgcttattagtcacctgaaagacagaacaatactatgagcatgtaattcCTTCTTAGTTATCATGAAtgtggagatacactgaagttccaacagaaacctcatgcaaaatcatttctacagcagtatataacagaGGCAGCATATAGCGGCATATAACAGAGGCCTGTCAGGggcttttatagaagttacaacaggtctcacaataacatgtaggtGACTGCaagcaatctcattttagatacttgtcttaaaccaacctcagatgagaatgtgtacaattatgcatgtaataagcaggttttgatgctgaaaattgttgtccaaatgaaatacaatcacttaaagtgaggtccaatcggaagggccccataaggacaagactagaaacaagagtgtgtgtgtgaagataagtcgaacaacaaaacctacaaatctgttcaggcgggccccagaagggcaacactagaaacgtacgtGTGTAAGTCTGACTAGAGACATCTGAAAGGGTGTTTGTCAGAATAAATCCAATACCCCAATGACCTACTCTGTAAAGTGAAGTCAAAATACCAATATGAGCAACTGCCTGTCTGGTTGTGGAACTACATAgggtacaattcaacatgaatagtaaagacagcctacacattattccattacctgtgtgttactgtagcttcctccccctgggatttttgttgggaactcagatcagagaccatctcagagtctgctgccacaggagaaggctgcttattagtcacctgaaagacagaacaatactatgagcatgtaattcATTCTTAGTCATCATGAAAATGGAGATACACTGAAGTTTCAACAATATAGTcgtgcaaaatcatttctacagcagtatataacagaGCCCAGTGCCTTTAATGGAAttttatagaagttacaacaggtctcacaataacatgtaggggattgaaagcaatctcattttagatacttgtcttaaaccaacctcagctgagaatgtgtacaattatgcatgtagtAAGACAGGTTTTGATGCAGAAAATTGttgtccaaatgaaatacattcACTTAAAGTGAGGTCCAATCGGAAGGGCCCCATAAGGACAAGACTAGAaacaaaagagtgtgtgtgaatataagtcgaacaacaaaacctacaaatctgttcaggtgggccccacaagggcaacactagaaacgtacgtgtgtaagtctgactagagacatctgaaagggtgtttgtcagaataagtccaatacccaatgacctactctgtgaagtgaagtcaaaataccaatatgagcaactgcctgtcttggttgtggaactacatagggtacaattcaacatgaatagtaaagacagcctacacattgttccattacctgtgtgttagcatcctccccctgggatttttgtagggtactcagatcagagaccatcttggagtctgctgccacaggagaaggctgcttattagtcacctgaaagacagaacaatactatgagcatgtaattcCTTCTTAGTTATCATGAAtgtggagatacactgaagttccaacagaaacctcatgcaaaatcattttctacagcagtatataacagaTGCAGCATAAAACAGAGGCCTGTCAGGggcttttatagaagttacaacaggtctcacaataacatgtaggaGATTGAaagcaatctcattttagatacttgtcttaaaccaacctcagatgagaatgtgtacaattatgcatgtagtaagacaggttttgatgctgaaGACTGTTGCctaaatgaaatacaatcactTAAAGTAAGGTCCCAAACGGAAGGGCCCCATAAGGACAAGACTagaaacaagagtgtgtgtgtgaatataagtcgaacaacaaaacctacaaatctgttcaggcgggccccacaagggcaacactagaaacgtacgtgtgtaagtctgactagagacatctgaataccaatatgagcaactgcctgtcttggttgtggaactacatagggtacaattcaacatgaatagtaaagacagcctacacattgttccattacctgtgtgttagcatcctccccctgggatttttgtagggtactcagatcagagaccatcttggagtctgctgccacaggagaaggctgcttattagtcacctgaaagacagaacaatactatgagcatgtaattcCTTCTTAGTTATCATGAAtgtggagatacactgaagttccaacagaaacctcatgcaaaatcatttctacagcagtatataacagaGGCAGCATATAGCGGCATATAACAGAGGCCTGTCAGGggcttttatagaagttacaacaggtctcacaataacatgtaggtGACTGCaagcaatctcattttagatacttgtcttaaaccaacctcagatgagaatgtgtacaattatgcatgtaataagccaggttttgatgctgaaaattgttgtccaaatgaaatacaatcacttaaagtgaggtccaatcggaagggccccataaggacaagactagaaacaagagtgtgtgtgtgaatataaggcgaacaacaaaacctacaaatctgTTCAGGTGGGCC
This genomic window from Tachysurus fulvidraco isolate hzauxx_2018 chromosome 18, HZAU_PFXX_2.0, whole genome shotgun sequence contains:
- the LOC113636347 gene encoding MYCBP-associated protein isoform X3, which produces MEGGAERSDKKRGKASDESQCAVNEKQCMSSTVYDEDPNLATRPEHLQKPRTPRPPKDSQKPRETSRVSVRKTRPKNADLQQLDYTGPGGPRFDSQGMVLPHSILGSLEDFRKEMEARGEVELVKRIPDAQKQQQPSGFRGEKPEEKPSSRLLYEQDQQGRALNHWCYRMAERRRQLNFISNLLQKPVEDVLMNQANRFRETQEQRELISRALPAVHYGYGVHVGSEFWSVPQRFGDELSGIMATLTQKEKGHVEPITHISQPHITRLESGNVLSERSASRVWSHSQYLKYRQNELRNVLSDLEMNQPEMDGLEIVGTSQPFASESVECCKKQEQNEEDRSEGEHKENEDPLAFFDDVVQDVELVPALRIGGELARWSGSSVSHQGEVGVSVCLVFEAVVGESTCCHLELKNEGSTAIYYSWQKLELPHCFPEAKTCKNTQQFYFNTATAVILPGDMVRILFTFKSVSPGIVTEAWKLHTHPVLMSGATIHITLKGMALYQDKTSKEREALEMELEHRVAVSVCRSVVFKLLHGIRTPERLKSPVQLSMTEEEQFNAQNPNLHYHQESVKALKGLWEQAKWSKESGAKEDEHTPGPVWDLSLSSLHQVVMCLPSEDADTHKESAGLCREEALSLYNTLLLQLHQSQPASIPLKLHGIGLQLWREMLDGLASEAMRLRYVLGLPENRNWGETQDEPESREEPKKEEVMEKKAEPPTKGKEKKGAAKPAAKDKAAAKDKAAAKDKAAENKPKEEEKVLSSEKEVKISPQQQEDINPELQQRYRYTLHRQVYMLMVKMIDSLGDLFEEVQQIQENLYNSK
- the LOC113636347 gene encoding MYCBP-associated protein isoform X2, with protein sequence MAGVRKAAKESRAAEGSSFDKKRGKASDESQCAVNEKQCMSSTVYDEDPNLATRPEHLQKPRTPRPPKDSQKPRETSRVSVRKTRPKNADLQQLDYTGPGGPRFDSQGMVLPHSILGSLEDFRKEMEARGEVELVKRIPDAQKQQQPSGFRGEKPEEKPSSRLLYEQDQQGRALNHWCYRMAERRRQLNFISNLLQKPVEDVLMNQANRFRETQEQRELISRALPAGVHVGSEFWSVPQRFGDELSGIMATLTQKEKGHVEPITHISQPHITRLESGNVLSERSASRVWSHSQYLKYRQNELRNVLSDLEMNQPEMDGLEIVGTSQPFASESVECCKKQEQNEEDRSEGEHKENEDPLAFFDDVVQDVELVPALRIGGELARWSGSSVSHQGEVGVSVCLVFEAVVGESTCCHLELKNEGSTAIYYSWQKLELPHCFPEAKTCKNTQQFYFNTATAVILPGDMVRILFTFKSVSPGIVTEAWKLHTHPVLMSGATIHITLKGMALYQDKTSKEREALEMELEHRVAVSVCRSVVFKLLHGIRTPERLKSPVQLSMTEEEQFNAQNPNLHYHQESVKALKGLWEQAKWSKESGAKEDEHTPGPVWDLSLSSLHQVVMCLPSEDADTHKESAGLCREEALSLYNTLLLQLHQSQPASIPLKLHGIGLQLWREMLDGLASEAMRLRYVLGLPENRNWGETQDEPESREEPKKEEVMEKKAEPPTKGKEKKGAAKPAAKDKAAAKDKAAAKDKAAENKPKEEEKVLSSEKEVKISPQQQEDINPELQQRYRYTLHRQVYMLMVKMIDSLGDLFEEVQQIQENLYNSK
- the LOC113636347 gene encoding MYCBP-associated protein isoform X1, whose translation is MAGVRKAAKESRAAEGSSFDKKRGKASDESQCAVNEKQCMSSTVYDEDPNLATRPEHLQKPRTPRPPKDSQKPRETSRVSVRKTRPKNADLQQLDYTGPGGPRFDSQGMVLPHSILGSLEDFRKEMEARGEVELVKRIPDAQKQQQPSGFRGEKPEEKPSSRLLYEQDQQGRALNHWCYRMAERRRQLNFISNLLQKPVEDVLMNQANRFRETQEQRELISRALPAVHYGYGVHVGSEFWSVPQRFGDELSGIMATLTQKEKGHVEPITHISQPHITRLESGNVLSERSASRVWSHSQYLKYRQNELRNVLSDLEMNQPEMDGLEIVGTSQPFASESVECCKKQEQNEEDRSEGEHKENEDPLAFFDDVVQDVELVPALRIGGELARWSGSSVSHQGEVGVSVCLVFEAVVGESTCCHLELKNEGSTAIYYSWQKLELPHCFPEAKTCKNTQQFYFNTATAVILPGDMVRILFTFKSVSPGIVTEAWKLHTHPVLMSGATIHITLKGMALYQDKTSKEREALEMELEHRVAVSVCRSVVFKLLHGIRTPERLKSPVQLSMTEEEQFNAQNPNLHYHQESVKALKGLWEQAKWSKESGAKEDEHTPGPVWDLSLSSLHQVVMCLPSEDADTHKESAGLCREEALSLYNTLLLQLHQSQPASIPLKLHGIGLQLWREMLDGLASEAMRLRYVLGLPENRNWGETQDEPESREEPKKEEVMEKKAEPPTKGKEKKGAAKPAAKDKAAAKDKAAAKDKAAENKPKEEEKVLSSEKEVKISPQQQEDINPELQQRYRYTLHRQVYMLMVKMIDSLGDLFEEVQQIQENLYNSK